The following are from one region of the Capsicum annuum cultivar UCD-10X-F1 chromosome 1, UCD10Xv1.1, whole genome shotgun sequence genome:
- the LOC107871888 gene encoding U-box domain-containing protein 52, with product MNHHGPPLTKLIAVAIDKDRGSQIALKWAVDNLLARGQTVILIHVKVKGSATNRLNQDASNDGSGMTELEPQLKELFLPFRVFCTRKDIQCYDVVLEDADVVKAIIEYINRTAIEVLILGAAAKGGLLRFKLKDIPGNVVKGVPDFCTVYVISKSGKISSTRSAARLAPFIHPLRHQFMQHANDRSNSIEDSNPPPRGSFSGVPKPVSDMTMSNLHSDTFNMKSPFTHRKGPNGKPYEISQPDTDISFVSSGRPSIDSMFPSFADSYDSGATPPRLSAFSDFEGQNFESMPMGRRSLDILPSELTFLSMEGDRTSISSTQDDVAAEMRRLKLELKQTMEMYSTACKEALTAQQKAMELQRWKAEEQRRIEEARIAEEAALALAEKEKAKSRAALEHAEAAQRLAELESQKRINAEMKALKEAEERNKVLNKYSNSDFRYRRYSIEEIETATEYFAQSNKIGEGGYGPVYKCYMDHTHVAVKVLRPDATHGRQQFQQEVEVLSCIRHPNMVLLLGACPEYGCLIYEFMSNGSLEDRLFQIGNTPPLSWQHRFRIAAEIGAGLLFLHQSKPEPIVHRDLKPANILLDRNLVSKISDVGLARLVPPSVADTVTQYRMTSTAGTFCYIDPEYQQTGMLGIKSDVYSLGIIFLQILTAKPPMGLTHHVERAIEKGTFNDMLDPAVPDWPRDEALSLAKLSLRCSELRRKDRPDLSKVVMPELERLRTLGEETPCQTGFYSSGHSTIQSQASVSQASQHE from the exons ATGAATCATCATGGACCCCCATTGACTAAATTGATAGCAGTGGCAATAGACAAAGATAGAGGAAGCCAAATTGCTCTAAAATGGGCTGTTGATAATCTTCTGGCTAGGGGACAGACTGTTATTTTGATCCATGTCAAAGTTAAAGGATCTGCAACCAACA GATTAAACCAGGATGCTAGCAATGATGGATCAGGAATGACTGAATTGGAACCGCAGTTGAAGGAACTCTTTCTTCCTTTCCGAGTATTTTGTACACGTAAAGAT ATTCAATGTTATGATGTTGTGCTAGAGGATGCCGATGTGGTCAAAGCAATTATCGAATATATCAATCGAACAGCAATAGAGGTACTAATTCTCGGTGCAGCAGCAAAAGGTGGCCTTCTCAG ATTTAAACTCAAAGATATTCCTGGAAACGTTGTAAAAGGGGTTCCCGATTTCTGCACTGTGTATGTTATCTCCAAATCTGGAAAGATTTCATCAACACGATCTGCTGCTCGCCTTGCACCATTTATCCACCCACTACGTCACCAGTTCATGCAACATGCCAACGACAGATCTAattcaattgaggattcaaaCCCTCCTCCCAGAG GTTCTTTTTCTGGGGTTCCAAAGCCTGTATCTGATATGACCATGTCCAACCTTCATAGTGATACATTCAACATGAA GTCCCCTTTCACTCATAGGAAAGGCCCAAATGGCAAACCGTATGAGATCTCTCAGCCAGATACTGACATATCATTTGTCAGTTCTGGTAGACCAAGTATTGACAGTATGTTTCCTTCATTTGCTGACTCTTATGATAGCGGAGCAACCCCTCCTCGTCTGTCAGCTTTCTCTGATTTTGAAGGGCAAAATTTTGAATCTATGCCCATGGGACGCAGATCCTTGGACATCTTGCCATCAGAGTTGACATTTCTTTCAATGGAGGGTGATAGAACATCAATTTCCTCGACACAG GATGATGTAGCAGCAGAAATGAGAAGGCTGAAGTTGGAGCTCAAGCAAACAATGGAAATGTATAGTACAGCTTGCAAGGAAGCACTCACAGCACAACAAAAG GCGATGGAACTCCAGCGCTGGAAAGCGGAAGAACAGAGAAGAATAGAGGAGGCAAGAATTGCAGAGGAAGCTGCATTAGCACTTGCGGAGAAGGAAAAGGCAAAATCTAGAGCAGCCCTCGAGCATGCAGAGGCAGCTCAACGACTTGCAGAACTAGAATCTCAGAAGAGAATTAATGCAGAAATGAAAGCTTTGAAAGAAGCAGAAGAGAGGAATAAGGTactaaataaatattcaaattcaGATTTCAGGTATAGAAGGTATTCAATAGAGGAGATTGAAACTGCAACGGAATACTTTGCTCAATCTAATAAAATTGGAGAAGGAGGTTATGGACCAGTGTACAAGTGTTACATGGACCACACACATGTCGCAGTTAAGGTCCTTCGCCCTGATGCAACTCATGGAAGGCAACAGTTTCAGCAAGAG GTGGAAGTATTGAGCTGCATACGACATCCTAATATGGTGCTTCTGCTAGGAGCGTGTCCCGAGTATGGGTGCTTAATATATGAGTTTATGTCCAATGGAAGCTTAGAAGACCGTCTATTCCAGATAGGAAATACCCCACCACTCTCTTGGCAGCATAGATTTAGAATTGCTGCTGAAATAGGTGCTGGTCTGCTTTTCTTACACCAGAGCAAACCAGAACCAATAGTGCACCGTGATCTGAAACCAGCAAATATTCTACTAGATCGCAACTTAGTGAGTAAGATTAGTGATGTTGGTTTGGCTCGGCTTGTCCCTCCATCAGTGGCAGATACTGTAACTCAGTATCGAATGACATCAACTGCTGGAACTTTCTGCTATATAGACCCCGAATATCAGCAAACAGGCATGCTTGGTATAAAATCTGATGTGTACTCTTTAGGTATCATATTCTTGCAGATACTAACAGCCAAGCCCCCTATGGGTTTGACTCACCATGTTGAGAGGGCAATCGAAAAGGGGACATTCAATGACATGCTTGATCCAGCTGTTCCTGATTGGCCCCGTGATGAGGCTTTGAGCCTTGCTAAGTTGTCGCTGAGATGTTCTGAGCTAAGAAGGAAAGATAGACCGGATCTCAGTAAGGTTGTTATGCCAGAATTAGAGAGATTGAGAACACTTGGTGAAGAAACTCCATGCCAAACAGGCTTCTATAGTTCAGGCCACTCAACAATTCAAAGCCAAGCTTCCGTCTCCCAAGCAAGTCAACATGAATAG